The genome window ACCAAATTGCCCAAAACTAACCGTGGGTACGATCTATATGGGTAGTCGTAGACAGACTAACGAAAAGTGCCCACTTTATCCCAATACGTGAGACATATACATCCGAGAAGATGTCGGAAGTGTataccaatgaaatcatagcacggcatggggtaccgatatccattgtgtcagacagggatactcggtttacttcgaagTTTTGGCGAGAATTTCAGgaacaaatgggaactaaattgttcattagcactgcttaccatccacaaacggatgggcagagtgaaagaacaatacaaacgttggaagacatgctgcgggcgtGCATTATCGActtcggaggtagttgggatgtccatctacccttggtcgaatttgcatataacaatagctatcacgcgagcattaagatggccccgtatgaactgttatatggcagaaaatgtcgaactccggtatgttggggagaagtgggtccacgaggGATAGCACCTACCGATATAATCCGAACTACGAATAAGAAAATTGACATAGTTCGgacacacttgaaagcggctcaagatagGCAAAAGGCGTATGCAGATAAAAGgaataggccaattgaatttcaggttggtgacatggttatgctaaaagtttccccatggaagggcattattagattcagaaaaagggggaaactaagcccgagatttatTCTGCCATTCAGGATCGTTGAACGGGTTGGCAAAGTAGCTTATCGTCTcgaattacccgaagagttgagtgggattcataGCACGTTCCACGTGTCACACctccgaaaatgtttggccgacgaaaccACTCATATCCACtatgatgatatcgaggtggataacagtctcaactatgcagtaaaaccaattgcgattttagatcgtaaagagaaaagtttgaggaacaaggtGATTAATCAAGTTAAGGTCAAATAGGAGCACAGGAAAGGTTTGgacactacatgggagtccgaAGAAGAGATGAGACGTCTCTACCCTACATTGTTTGGTACGTACCTTGGTTTCGGGGatgaaaccctttttaagggggatggacttgtaacatcccgaaaataaaaatattttagttaAAAATCGTGTTGTgaataaattagtaaaataaactaCCTATGAATGGCACTAACCTAGTTAGGGAACCACTTATAAGTAGTTAATGGATTAAAACAAAAGTTAAGGGACTGAAAGTGTTAAAATTGAAATTACTTTCAATTAGTaaccaaaacacacacaccaaCACACACAAAAGGTGTGTTGGTCGACCAAAACAAAAGGGGCGACCAGGAGCTTTTTCTTCAAGCCCTAAATTCTTCAAAATCTTACAAATTGAAGGCCAAGATCTGTCCCAAATCGAAGTTAGAGCTAAGATTAGTGATCCTCACAGCAAGagggttacaaggtatgtaaaaattgGTGAAATTTCTCTACTCGAAATTCTCACAATTTTGGGAAATCTGAAATTAGGTACTGCATGTTTGTTAATTGGGTAGAATAAGAACActatagtgtctagggacaaaccctagacaaatacaagttgaaatCATGTGTTAATCTAGCAAAACCATGAACACCCTCGTAGGTGgttagtgggttatgtagaacttgataaacCTTAGGGAATTGAGGGTTGTTCTAGTGTAAATTTACAATTATGAAACGATTTCTGAATTCATAAGGATAAAGTTCATGTAAAAATGGTTGATTGAATTGAACCTAGGACAAGGTGATAAGCTAGAGAACTTGATAattaatcatgtaaaaatctgcccATAAAGTGTTTGTGataatgcctcaaagaaggcttaaaactgaaatttaatctaaaacgcataattatgatgttACGGTGTATTATGCGTATTGTGAATTAAAGAGAGTTCTAAATATGTTATAAATGGactctataggaaaggacgcAGGAGCGTCAAGCGGGCAAGCGAGTGGCGAACCACGTTTGAAGGGcctactttgaaggtatgtaacttgacccgttacaatTAAGTAAGTGTTGATGTTTATATTATGTGTAGTGAATTTTAGAATATGGGTTGTTTTGAATTAAAGCGACGATGTCGCTATATTGAATAATTGGTCTAAAATTTGGTTGGgactcgttggtagtcgtcatatgggaggattccttagacgagccaaacgggtcgaataatcaaatAAAGCATGGATTTTGCTTTGTAATACGATTGATTTGTTTGTGGTTATTGATTAAACATTGAGTTACTAAAGCACGATAAATCACTATGTTGGTTTGATAGAATAAGAATTCGAGAAAAAGGTGTAGGCAAAACAAACAAAAAGCCAAAGCTCATATGTGCAGgatctaccgtaagttacggtgtcaccgtaacttacggtaaaGTTCAGAGGGCTACGGTGGGGAtctactgatttacggtggaCCATTATAGTAAAttgaccaccgtaacttacggtggaaccgtaagttacggtagagccTGAATCTGTGTATATTTTGTATAATTGAAAATACTCAAGTTCACTTTGATTGTAATTTTGATCAAGTATTATTTCTTAGCGTTCTAACACAAATGtttgtgtaaacatttcagttctAGGTACTCACGGATTACGGATGACGGTCAAGCAAactttgaagaaccgaacactacattTAGAAGCTTCCGCGATGTTTTAAATCTTTAGTAGACTTTGTGTATGggttgtaaacacttgttaaacTACTTTTGAAATGTTTTAACCTAGTCATTAGTTGACTAAGGTTAACGTACTTTTGAACTCCGTTAACGAATGTTATGTCACTTAACCAATATTTTGACAAAAATggtgtattttattattaaaatcaagtgaaaaatttaagggtgttacaagttggtaatcagagcttaaggttgtcaacaaagtgttcggttcaagcttgatcgatcgtccggtaagaattaacttattatgttaGTGGATTAGGTCTTATGTAAGGAATGAGAAACGAATTGATATGCATGGgaagagtgtgttaacacactcaaacccggaaagtgcattaaatgtgaacggttaaagcaagttaggaacttggctaaaccgaaacaAACAAAGTAATGtcataaatgaaatgtttaacgcttgatgtaaacatttcagtttcaagatgtcgAAAGGGAGCAATAATGATCCGGTGCCgacaagcaccgaacaaatgaaagaaatAATTGCCGAGGAAGTAGGAAAGGCAATTGAAAGGAGTCTATCTGGGTTTATAGACAAGATTCAAGGTACGGTGTTGTCACTCGTAGAAGAACGAGTTAAAAGGTTGGAGGATACGGTCAACCTTATGAAAGACAAAACGGGAGAACGTATAGGCTGCTCATACAAAGAattcatggcgtgtaaaccgccaatctaTAACGGGGAGGTCGACCCGATAATTTGCCAAAGATGGATAAGCGATGTTGAAGGAGTGTTTGAACGAACCCATTGTGACGTAGGTGACTTTGTTGCTTACGGAACGGGTCAATTGAGAAatcaagccaaggattggtgggataacaaaaagaaggaAATGGGAGCCGAAGCGGCGAGGGTTATGACTtgggacgagtttaaggtaccattccttaaacacCACAACCCCAAAGCGGTTATTAACAGAATCAAAGAAGAATTCATCCAGCTGAGACAAAAGGGTGAAACAATCGATAAGATCACGGGCATCTTCATGGATAAGCTCAGATTTTGTGACGAGTTAGTCAccactgaagaacaaaagatatattACTATTACAACATGCTGAGTGCTGAATACCGGGAATTTATGACTCCGTCAAAATACGAGACCCTCACGGAGATTATCAACACCGCCCGGGAACGTGAAATCGAGTTAAAGAAACAAGTGGAAAGAGGTGAGCGAAGGGCACATGatgtaaatccaagccctacaaagaaagcCCGAACGGGAGAATCGGGAAAGAAGGTGGATGCTAAAGGTGGGTCGCCAAGTTGTAAAGTCTGCGGGAAGGGACACAAGGGGGAATGTCGATTCAAAGACAAGCCATGTCCCATATGTAATAAGACGGGGCACACGACCTCTAACTTCAGATCCAAGATTGAAACctggctattcctgcacattcttaaccccagaaataaattttctaaaaataacaaTTTGAAAGAATTAACACTAACTCTTCCTCAGAAATAAGTTCACCAACTACAACTTTTCCTCAGATTACTTTCTCTaagatgaaccacttgttgattaatCAAAACAAAATTATTTTGACAATTTAGACACACtccactccccctcacaacaagatcatcatgtctagcactttggaattttgaagatcagctttccaacatcagttgtcgaaaatcttttttatttttttcaaaagtttatgctaaaacacatacaaaatctttttggatttttaaaaaaaataattgacaccacttgtaaaagcacgagaatgtaaaaaatgaaatatttacaaacatatttttgtgagttcgtgtaagaggatcatatcagtttatgagacatgtcactaacaccgttaagcttgattacattttcagttcaaaacaattcacctagattgtcagtatatcggtccactgaaattcttacacaaagttcaattgatccgagatacgatgttaatgtcttagatactgacttattcgtgtgtctcactacttgaatatactcccgtatccagatcccaatattcagtcttacaggtgagtataccacagctgatatatgtataggggttagatgcgagggccgtgagagctcaggtcgatacttccatatacgcagagagatgacggcttcggcttttcggtgtgtcccctttagaggatcttttgatttcaacagcagcgactatcaattttattgtttcatcagcatgctgagggcgaagctatgtttcaagcttttgcggaaagcattatccggggactaggtcagtacttccatacagcagaagtcccgggataataccccagatatcactgagcataatgacctagtatctcagaataagggacctttcaaacaagatttcaggggttacctatatatccaagtttgtgttaacccacagaacaagcaagtttgaaatttagtttatatctcgtcacaatttactaagtgtgtaaaaacctactggaacatcctcagtgagattgtttatcacattttatcttttcatttctttagcatgttatgacagcctactgatgtactatcatttcctcttttcacaacgaaactcatttttgaattttatcatgtttttggctttttcaaattttctaatgtttttggattttctgaaattttctactccccctaaaatgcaaacaaatttcaaaggaaatttgaaaacttgactaaactcttgacccactagaaacatgaaatttaaaacaaactgtacagaaatttgacaactgacatcgaatcacatcaaatctcaattcactcggcataaacaatcagaactccccctttcacaaaccattttctcatttagatttcaaaacacttaagtttgttttaatcaaaatgatttttccggaaaatgagtttgtttttaccagttGTAGGCACTTGTAGGTTAACCACATGTTAAAatatggggatatggttcatcatcttgttctttgtgttaTCATGAGTTAGTAAATCaaatacaaattaatgtccctgatttaccattaaGCAATTAAGCAACATGTACCACTTTATAAAAATAatcaaacaataccacttgtaggtatgtcACCTCTACACAAaacattttaccaatcagaatgccgattcctgcttcgcacttaccaacctggaagctccggcttAGTCCTTTAACCTTtaagttttaacaattttaagaactttcaaaacaaccttattaaacatgaaagatgccgattcctgatccacgattacaaacttgggatctccggcaagtcaggtttttcaagcaaagaaaatgtccacccaagcctgaccagccttggatgatttcaattcagattttgttggggtgtaagttgctttcttctTAGCGTAAAAATATTTTAcacctttcaccttcccatcaaccatttttccgaaaatcttcttaactttcccattaaatgctttctcaacatcaaaattatccttttcagaataaccctgatttgagatttcagactttccaactttccttttaaaattttcagtcctcaatggtggaaagttctcatcatccattgaaggaactgagttttatcaccctcatcaaactgtggctcctctgattttgtggaatcagattcatcaccagattttacctcagatttcataacaacccatttttggttgtcaagtttcacactacgcctgtaaaatctcttcgaacactcaccaacttcaaatgttgaatttttgaaaactttaaatttttcagtcagtggttcggttttatcaacaacaacttgtttcagttttccagaaactccctgttttctgtttgtcgctttcggacagttccatgcaatgtgaccagcttcattgcatcggaaacaagttcttgtttctttcttcacataagctccattctttttcttctcggcaagaaattcttggttagattgtttccagaatgggctttttgcttcctcttctGAGCTTGTACcggaaacaaattttgtatttgttttagaaaatttttcatttttatagttttctggtggagtaaaaccaagtcctttctttttgtagctccgattttggtttgatttcttttgaaaaccagaaccagaattgtaaccttttttcttgtttaatctttgttgtactcttgaggtgtaaagtTTAGGTTTACCAGtaagatgtaaatcttttatttcagaaatattaatttctgtaagtttgaaaacctttttgatcaattcatttttaacacctcttattggaaactctttatcaaaatataatttgtcagaatcattcaaagtatacacaacttcaaatgtttcatcattcaaattagattttgataacaaaaattctatactataaacccgttttcctgacgattttgaactcttttcggacgaacttgaactcctgactgactgacacgaactttcgaactcggactttgactcagactcctcatccttttccaacacctgatcgaccactcgttttatcaaatcggactcatgatctgtgacGGACGCTGTGAACatgacgtcaatattgtctggtaaaacatcggttatctcggattctaacttaatattgaccgcctgttttagttcttcctcgttaggttttctaggtgagtacccttcccaaattggaggcggacacttattataacagacaccctgtttcttaccagtatcattCTTCCTCTTAGGCTTTGTTTCTTCATCTTTAAACGCTTCAAAACCTTctactgttggataaattctatcgattatgtagtcacaaccCTTGTAACTTTGCAGTAATCTTCTGATTatttcattctcagctgcttcattatccaactctttcttccactttgcacattcttcaatgtacaagttgatctctttctgctttgtcatcattgtagcattcatcatcttcaaagctttctctcgtTCAGAGTTTGCcttctccagactattcacatgtctgtttaatacatcatacgacgttttcaagttctttacatcaaacaacaattgttctttcaacttttctaactcactaaacctctcatctttttctatacattgtttacaagactctaaacatgtaagacaaagttttgtgacttcaacgatcttctcgacttcaactcttttttcaacttccacaatcttctcaatcactttgacttctttcatttcctttgcagctttcctctctttcaatttcttcaatttttctgcaaaataaaattcaaaagtgtcagaagataaatgagtttttcccaaATTTATCTGTTCcctttcttcatcatcacttgtttctgatgaactgttttcagaagaaacagatccttcatcttcactcttctcttcatcagataacacttccatccattccttcagcatttctggctttcgaaCAATATGTGCAATGAAAGCatgaacatttgaatcagctggaatgtatttgtcccagctaaatcctctAGCCATTTTCTCATCACCTTGATCAacaatgccataataagctttcctgtttgcatcctcgatcatttttccatgtgccgtttgaggttctttttgttgatgtggttgatgagtgatttgatgataaatggttttcctataataatcatctttcccggcAGACTCCTTCGCTCCTCTCGGCacctgattcttgcactctcttttaaagtggcctttctccctacaacgaaaacaaacaactttagatttatcaaatccaagaTTAGAAAGATTTGCATCTATAACAACCCTTgataaaaccgacaccctcataatagttctgacaccctaatatatcttaaaatgtctcaatatgtttttaccgtttggcacctgcggaaatgcaagaactgaagaaacaactagatgaattgttggagaaaggattcatacagccaagctcatcgccatggggagcgccgattttatttgttaaaaagaaggacggatcaatgcgtaggtgcattgactatcgtgaattgaacaaagtcacgattaagaatcagtatccattaccgaggatcgatgatttgtttgatcaacttcaaggagcttgatttttctctaaatttgatttaagatcaggatatcatcaattaaaggtacaggaagaggatattcctaaaaccgcattccgaacaaggtatggtcattatgaatttactgtcatgtcatttggtttaaccaatgccccagccgcatttatggacatgatgaaccgaatatgtaaaccatatttggataaattcataattgtcttcatagatgatattctgatttactctaaaagtaaagaggagcatgcaaagcacttgcacttacttttaagtttattgagaaaggaaaagctttatgctaatttttcaaagtgcgaattttggttagaacaggtacaatttctcggacatttagttaatcatgaaggaattcatgtagatccaacaaagatcgaggcaattaccagatggaaaacccctgagtcaccaactgaggttagaagtttcttaggattggccggttattatagaatatttatccgagattttctagaatagccattcctttaactaagttaacctgtaaatctgttaagtttgaatggggaccaaaacaagaagaagcttttagaatccttaagcaaggattaacccatacacccatactagcgttaccggAAGGAaatgaagactttgtagtcttttgtgacgcttctaagttaggttatggatgtgtattaatgcaacgtcaaaaggttatagcttatgcatctagacagcttaagagtcatgaagaaaattattcaacccatgatttggaattaggagctataatttttgcctttaaaatttggagacattatctttatggtagtaagtttaccatattcacagatcataagagcttaagatatatttttgggcaaaaagaactgaatatgagacaaagacgctggatggagttacttagtgattatgattgtgatatccagtatcacgcaggaaaagcaaatgtggtagctgatgctttaagtcggaagtatcacgaaaagccaaaaaggatacgttctcttaaattaaatctacaagtagatttaaatgatcagattagaaaagcacaagaatcagtaatcaaaaaggatactgaaaaattaaaaggaatgattaaggaattagaacaaggaacagatggaatttggagattccataaaaagagaatgtggatacctaaattaggaaatttacgtcaccgtatattagaagaagctcataaatctaaatatacgatgcatccaggaagtgataaaatgtaccaggatttaaggaaaaaattCAGGAGGATAGggatgaaaaaggatatagcaacttatgtttctaaatgtttaacttgctcacaagttaaagctgaacatcagaaaccctcaggtttgttacaacaattagaaatgccagtttggaaatgggaattaataacaatagattttgttaccaaattacccaaaactaGAAAAGGTagtgatacaatctgggtgattgtagataggctaaccaagtcagctcattttctaccaatgaaggaaacctttagtatggaacaattagccaaattatatgtaaataaaattgtttcattacatggaattcctttatcaattgtttctgatagggatagccgttttacttctcatttttggtcaagtttccaaaaagcaatgggaaccaagttgaacttaagcacagcttatcatcctcaaacagacgggcaaagcgaaaggacaatccagacaatggaagacatgcttagagcttgtgtaattgatttcggaggtaattgggacgaacacttacctttaatagaattttcttataataacagttatcacacaagtatcaatgctgcaccattcgaagcactttatggacgaaagtgcagaaccccagtctgttgggcagaaattggggaaaagcaactatctggacccgagatagtacaagaaacaactgacaaaatcattcaagtcaaggaacgactgaaagcagcgcgtgatcgacagaagagctacgctgataacagacgcaaaccattggaatttcaagtaggaaataaagtattattaaaagtctctccttggaaaggagtagtaagattcatcaaaagaggaaagctaagtccaaggtatattggacctttcaagattcttaaaagagtaggacctgtagcctatcagctacaactgccagaggaaatggcaggaatacatgatgtatttcatgtatctaatctcaaaaagtgtctagccgatgaatcactcataatacctcttaaagatatagaagtaaatgaacaactcaagtttgtagaaagacctctacagattgaagataggaaaattaagaatctcaagcataagaaattagttctggtcaaagtgaaatgggactccaaaagaggacctaagtacacatgggagcttgaatcagaaatgcaaaagaaatatccacacttgttccagtagatctcgaggacgagctctaaaacaaggtggggagaataTAACAACCCTTgataaaaccgacaccctcataatagttctgacaccctaatatatcttaaaatgtctcaatatgtttttatatgcaccccgtatgtgaaaaccgagccaaaatagattataatatataaaataaattaaaaactataaatattaagttgaggcgggccgcatagacccaccccaattacctacgcgggccgtgtgagggtgtaaccggactccgctgaattctttagttcatgcgggccgcgtatggtTCCGTTTAAGTTCATGCGTGCCGCGAGTGACCCAagttgtggcacagcccggtaatgacacgtgtcataacgCGTGTTGAACCTAGGTGATGACCTGGATCAGCTACGCCTAGACCCCtaggccatgcgggccgcgtaagccctgcccatatcccacgcgggccgcgagagagtccattagcagccctataaatagaggccatcggccttcagtctgctcgttcaacTTTCTTTTCTCAATCttaatttctgtagtggcgttactatacccgggcattataccccctaattagcgaggttctgctacgatgtaagtattataacccctggagacgtattagatacgctgcccgattgatctagggttccgtaacggctgtcgtggttctgcccgacgtagtcgttggaatgccgtctcggggagggtattactaatgttaaaatgggttattatactaacacacgtgcatttgtgtgaattatagattattcccaggaattcactactgaaaaccctaagatagcaatgtgagtaatctcctttttaccaaactgtttttacaaaaccttaaatattttacaatgcaatttagcagtgattgagtctttgtaattcttcaattactgccggtattatggggttttgtatacagtacttgataatcttcacaattggacgaagagttagccaatgtgtgatatgaccatagccacagatccggtcgagtggcaagtactgaatgagtaattgtgtagatataaacattgtaatcgctctcgatactgtttaaattaaattaatatttcttgattaaactgggattcactcaccagtattttccactgacaaaatgtttttaaaacgcgtttcaggtaacaaaatgtgaaagccaattagaagccagctggacagcactgaaggcttggaaaagtgactataaaagttacctgaataaaagaaagcgtttatttcaataaagtgggatttatccctgtaaatcagtttgtaataaaaacttgggttttacccatgtgtttaatattataaaatatggtggtttactctgatttaatatttcctaactacggtcctgatgaaaatttccgctgccaaataagtaataacgtgataccaccgaaactggctcgcggccgcacGTTCCCGGGAATgtgggatcgggggttgtgacagaaggtggtatcagagccatgccactgattcagccacagaagtgttctgctgacatcaaaattcaaagtgttaggaaataaattatagaaatacgtgcataattgtattttcttgctatgtgttatctgactatttgttagtttacagtatgaccgaccaaggaccctctgacgcgtatcgtcaattgtctggttcgcctaggagcgaaggcacctcctcctctcagcctgccctctcagggtattctgctgacacggaagaaggaatctttgtgtttaaggctcaatctgaagagccatttcctcaaaaaaagaggggatggttcagtaggggagcgcacgagcgtaggaaacgtatgaaaaagttggaGGAACAGTGAGTGTTaaccgcagcaaaaagagagactgatgcctataatcaggatatgctcaataggggtattgcTAATATCCattttttagcaaccactgctgcttacccaaacctggaacaaatgctagcaccccaaccacaaaatcctgaccaacccatggaaatagaaaatcaaatagaaatgcctgattacaacccggaggagatacctagggtacctgcaccaaatcccctagacccaaacaactacgacccatggtgggacgatgttagggactacgtgcaacaaaacccaatacaggaaaatgtgccaatacccaacttaggagcttacccagggttagatcctcaagatccctacaacattagtgatgcatatgttagggaaattttagagaatccatacccgtaccaggcccctatgcctccatatcaggaacccgtaccacaAGTTCCAAACCCTGTCCTAGAACcagcacccccaatgagtgcagaaaatgtccaagaacttaggaccttcggtgaggaaattttagaaagcagtgagagaatgcgacgggtgggagaacgcctcgtatggaaatacgacgagcgtaatatggatttttggatgaatccatatcagt of Helianthus annuus cultivar XRQ/B chromosome 1, HanXRQr2.0-SUNRISE, whole genome shotgun sequence contains these proteins:
- the LOC110930564 gene encoding uncharacterized protein LOC110930564, with the translated sequence MSKGSNNDPVPTSTEQMKEIIAEEVGKAIERSLSGFIDKIQGTVLSLVEERVKRLEDTVNLMKDKTGERIGCSYKEFMACKPPIYNGEVDPIICQRWISDVEGVFERTHCDVGDFVAYGTGQLRNQAKDWWDNKKKEMGAEAARVMTWDEFKVPFLKHHNPKAVINRIKEEFIQLRQKGETIDKITGIFMDKLRFCDELVTTEEQKIYYYYNMLSAEYREFMTPSKYETLTEIINTAREREIELKKQVERGERRAHDVNPSPTKKARTGESGKKVDAKGKSQV